ATGCCGCCTTTGATGTCGGGCAGGTAGGGGCTGCCCGCGAGGGCGGCCAGCACGCTCAGGTTGCCGCCCCACAGCGTGCCGCCGATGTTGACGTTTTCGCGGCCGAAGGCGGACACGGACACGGTGTAGCCGCTGTTGGAGGCGCACTGCACGAAGGAGTCCATCGTGTAGCTGCCCGGAATCGGTTTGCCGAACTCGCTGTACACCATCGGCCCGGCGAAGCTGGGATAGCCGCCTTTGGCCAGCAGCGCGAGTTGCAGGGCGCACACGTCGCTGAAACCGAAAAACAGGGTGGCGTGTTCGCGCATTCTCGCCGCCAGCGAAGCAAAATCGATGTGCGGCAGCAGCCGCTGCGCCCCGTAGCCGCCGCGCAGCCCCATCATCACTTTGGGTGTGGCGGCGCGGCCGGAGGCGACGTCCTGCACGTCGGCGGTCCGCTCGGCGTCGCTGCCGGCAAAACGCTGGTGGCGGCGGAAGGCGGCGGCCTGGTTTTCCACCACGAAACCGGCGTTTTGCAGCCGCTCGATGCCCGTCTGCGCCCGCGCGGGGTCGGGCGCGAAGCCCGAGGGGGCGACGATGCGCAGCACATTTCCGTCGGTGCGGCGCACCGGCGCGGCGGGCGGCTTCGGGTTTGCGGCAACGGAGGGCTGCGCCGCAGGCACGCCGCCGGTACAGGCCTGCAACACGCCTGCCCCCGCCATCGCGGCGGAAGCACGGAACAGGTTGCGGCGGGAAATTTGCCAAGTCATTTCAAACATCCTTTCAAACGGTTCTGGGGCCTGTCGGCATTAACTGCGGCGAACTGTTTTGGCTGCGCCGAAGCTGCGCTTTCAGACGGCCTCAAACGCCATATTCATGTTGTGAGAGCGCGCGGATAACCAGCTTTTTGCCGGCCTCGTCCGCCAGAATATCGGCCACCTGCCGCGTCCAGTCCTCGGGCAGCGACACCGCCGACTTGCGTTCGGCCGCCGCCCAGATTGACGCGGGGAAGCAGGCGTCGTCAGCAAAACGCGCGATCACATGCCAGTGCAGGTGCGGCACGACGTTGCCCAGGCTGGCCAGATTGATTTTCGCCGGACGCAGCACCCGCCGCATCGCCCGCTCGACATGGCAGACGGTTTCCATCAGCTCGTAACGGTCGGCGGCGGAGAGGTCGGTCATCTCGGCCACATGCGCGTGCCAAATCACGCGGCAGAAAGCGGGCGCGTTGGCTTCGTCGTGCACCGCGATCACACGCATTCTGTCGTTGCGCCACAAAACCTCTTCGCCGGACGCGGCGCAAATCGGGCAATCTTTCATTCGGACACCTGCTGTAAAAAAAGGCGCATTGTAGCCCAAACCGCGCAGGCACGGTTCGGGGCGCGCCCAAACCGCGTTTTCAGACGGCCTCACCACGTCTGCACCGCCGTAGGGTGTGATGTCGGATACAAATATCCGACCTGCGGCCATCCGCGCCCTGCCCTACCACGCCTAAAACCGCGCGCGTGGCTGTGGCGCACACGCTCCATACGGCGGAGGCCGTTTGAAAGCCGAATCAGCCGGTGATTTTAAGATGCCGGTAGAGATAATCGCGGTAGTCGTTGACGAGTTGCTGGTCGGGGCTGTCTTCCAGCGTGCCGCCGGTGAGGCAGCGGATGGCGGTGTTGGCGTGCATCAGGCCGTCCTGCGGGGTGAGGCCGGCGGTTTCCAATATCACGCTGCCGAAGAGGGCGAGGTCGAGCAGGCGGTGCGGCGCGGGGGTGTGCGGCAGGCTGCTGCGGACGGCGCACTGGGTGAGGTAGTCGGGGTGCGGGTGGTCGGTTTGGATGGGTGGGGTGAAGTGCTCGAAGTTGGGCTGGTGGTCGCCGAAGTAGGCGAAGACGTAGTCGCGTTTTTTGGGGATGCTGTTCTTGCCGGAGGCAGCCTGAAAAGTGCTTGCCGCATTGTCGGAGGCCGTCTGAAAACCGTCGGCGCGTTGTTGCAGCCATTGGTTGAAGGCTTCGGTGGCGGTGTTGAGGTCGGCGATGCGGGCGGCGTAGTCGTTCAGGCTGCCTATGGCTTTGTCGGAGAGGCCGTCTGAAACCAAGCTGTATCGGTTGGGGGCGTCGCTGCGGTAGGGGCCGTGTTCTTTCATGGTGAGCACGTAAACAAACAGAGGCTGCTCAATACCGGCCAGCGCGGGGTGGCGTTTTTCGAGGATTTGGCGGGCGTAGGCGAGCATTTCGCCGCTGCCGATGTGCCACAGGTTTTTGCTCAGGGGGGCGGGGTAGCCGAGTTCCTGCGGCTGCAAGACGAGGTCGAAGCCGAGGTGGTCGTAGGCGGCTTTGGCGTTGTAGTTGCCTTTGGTAAAGGGGGTAAGGGCGACGCAGAAGTAGCCGTGGGCTTTGAGGTTTTTGACGAGGCCGCCCTGCATGTGGGGGACGACGGAGTAGAACACGCCGCCGGCAAGCGCGCCGAAGTCGGTGGAGGGGACGCCGGTGAGCAGGGCGAATTCGGATTTCCAGGTGCCGCCGCCGAAGGTGTGCACGCGCAGCGGGGCGGCAAAGCGGGTGTCGCGCTGCGGCGCGAACATGCTCATGGGCGGCAGGCTGTGGCTTTGCAGGGCGATGCGGTGCGGGTTGAAGGTGGATTCCTGCAAACATACGACGATGTCGGGCTTGTTTTCAGACGGCCTTTCAGGCTGCTTTTCAGCCAGCCCCTGCTCTTCTAAAAGCAGCCTGAAACGTTCGCCGTCGCCGTCGAATTCGGGGGTTTTGAAGAACACGCTGCGGCAGGACATGGGCAGGTTGAGGAAGACGTCGCGGCCGTCGTCGGGCAGGGAGTCGAGCCACACCTGCACGGCGCGTTTGTCGCGGGTGTAACGCGCCATCAAGAGCAGGCTGGCGGCGGCGGCGAGGGCGGCGGCGATGCGCCAGATGCCGCCTGCCACGGCGGCGTCCGACCAGCCGAACAGGGCGTAGGCGAGCACGCCGACAAGGCCGGCCACGGCAACGATTGCGCCTTTGTAGTGGGTGAGGGTTTCCCAGTTGCGCCAGTCGAAGGCGAGCAGGAAGTCGGAAACCAAGAGCGGCTGTTTGTAGTAGTGGATTTTCAGGCGGTGGAACAGGATGAGGACGACAAACAGCACGGCGGCGAAGTTGAGGCCGCGCTGCCACTGGCCGCTGGCGGCGAACATCAGCGAGAAGAAGAGGACGAACTGGCAGGCGGCGAAAAAGCGCGTCCAGCGGTAGTGGGCTTTGCCGCCGACGGCCAGCGCGGCGGCGGCGAACAGGGCAAGCAGGATATAGTGCATGGCAATCGGGGCGGGAAAAGGCGGCATTGTAGCCGAAACGGCGGCGGGTCGGGCTGCGGGACGGGTTTTCAGACGGCCTCTGCCCTCGGCCAGCGGGTAGCTTGCTGCGTGAATCCCCGGCCAACGTCATTCCCGCGCAGGCGGGAATCTTGTCGGAATCCAAGCGGCAGTCTGCGTCTCCAAGCATGATTGGATACCAACCGGGATTCCCGCCTGCGCGGGAATGACGGTATTTTTGGTTTTCAGACGGCCTGATGTTTTTCAGGCTGCTTTGAGGCCGTCTGAAAAATAGGTTTCCATAAAATAGGTTTCCGTGCCATACGTAGAGTGTGTCGCCCCGAGGCGACGCACGCGTTCGCTGGCGCATCATCAATCTGCACCCTTCCCTACCCTCCAAACCGCGTGCGTGCCTGCGGCACACACCCTACTTCAATGGCAGAGGCCGTCTGAAAAAGGCAGCCTGAAAACGGGAAACCTGTTTTTCAGGCTGCCTTTTGGCGTTTGCAAAAGTTACAAACCGTAAAGCATGCAATATAACTTGTTGTATAATATTGAAATTTTTTTATTTTAAAATCGTGCACTGCGCAACCGCTGTGCTAGTATTGGCTGCACCGATTTGTTAAACAGGAGTTTTAAATATGAAAAAATTGTTGATGGTATGCGTATTGGCCGGTTTGTCAGGCTGTGCCGTTTTGGACGGCAGCTTCGGCAAACCCAAAGCCCCGCCCAAAAGCCGGCAGCAGATTATTGCCGAGTTGAATGCCAAGTATCCGGGCTGCCCTCATATTGAGTCGGATTCAATATATGATCTGAGACCTTTGCAAAATTCCTTTTTCCCCGACAGCCGAAACCTAAATAAAGATTTTTGGCTGTTTTCGCCCCAAATCACTCCTGATTTTACCCAAATACCCCCTTAATCCTCCCCGGATACCTGATAATCAGGCATCCGGGCCGCTTTTTAGGCGCAAACAGGCACACTTAGCCTGTTAGCCGCTTTCAACAGGTTTAAACACATCGCCTTCAGATGGCTTTGCGCACTCACTTTAATCAGCCCGAAATAGGCTGCCCGGGCGTAGCGGAATTTACGGTGCAGCGTACCGAAGCTCTGTTCGACCACATAACGGGTTTTCGACAAATATCGGTTACGTTTGGTTTGCGCTTCCGTCAGCGGACGGTTGCGGTGGGCTTTGCGCATAATGCCGTCCAGCAACCGATGCTCTTCCAGATGTTGCCGGTTTTCCGCACTGTCGTAGCCTTTATCGGCATAGACGGTCGTGCCTTCGGCTATCCCTTCCAGCAAAGGCGACAGATGGTTGCACTCATGGGTATTGGCGGGGGTAATGTGCAGTTTCTCGATATAGCCTTCCTCATCGGTGCGGGTATGTTGTTTGTAACCGAGTTTGTAGAGGCCGTTTTTCTTTGTCCAGCGAGCATCTTTATCTTTGCTCGGTGTGGTTTGGCTGCTGACTTGTCCTTCGTCATCGACTTCTATGGCTTGACGCTGTTTGCTGCCGGCGGTTTGAATAATGGTGGCGTCAATGACGGCGGCGGATGCTTTCTCTACTTTTAGGTTTTTTTCGGTCAGTTGGCAGTTAATCAGTTCCAGCAATTCGGACAGGGTGTCGTCTTGCGCCGCCGGTTGCGGTAGCGGCATAAGGTGCTGTCATCGGGGATGCTCAGTTCGTCAAAACGGCAAAACAGGTTGAAATCGATGCGGGTAACGAGGCTGTGTTCGAGTTCGGGATCGGAGAGGCTGTGCCATTGTTCGAGCAGGATGGCTTTGAACATGGACAGCAGGGGATAGGCGGGACGGCCGCGGTGGTCTCGGAGGTAACGGGTTCTTTGACGATTCAGGTACTGTTCGATCGGTTGCCAATCAATCACTTGATCCAGCTTTAATAGTGGGAAGCGATCGATGTGTTTGGCAATCATGGCTTGTGCGGTTTGCTGAAAGAAGGTGCCCATGAGAAATCCCCTAAATGTCTTGGTGGGAATTTAGGGGATTTGGGGGGGATTTTGCAAAGGTCTCGATCTATATAACGGGGACTGGCTGTGTGCAAAATGGTTGAAACGGGAAAATTCGCCCGAAGGGCAATTGCGCAAGGCTTATGGGGAAGGGCGCATTTCCCATGAGCAGTACTGTTTGGAGGTTATGTCGCAATACGGCTTCCATCCGACTTATGGCTCCGCATATGGCTGTGATATGGATGAAGAGAGGAGAAAGTATTGGGACAGAGTCGAACAAGAGAGGCGTGAAGCTTTGGAATATTATGAAAAAACAAAAGACAAATACCATAAATGCATGAGCAAAGCTGTCCCTCAACAAGGAACGCATAAAGCCATGGAATCTTGCCGGCAAGTGTATACGCCCCGCCGGAAAAACTGATTTTCCCAACAAAGCCCGAAAACTGCCGCAGCCGTTCCGCCCGCAAGGGGAAAACCCGTGCGGAGGGCGGCTTGGGACGGAAACGGTTTCTGCAATCAAACACAAGGAATCAAACAAATGAGTTCACGACTTATGAAAGAAATCCAGCAGGCACAACTGCGCCAGCTTGCCCAATCACTCCGCTCAATCAAGGAAATGCTGCTTTTGATAGAACCGCTTTTAATTGCAAGAAGCGCAGTGGAAAAAGCGGAACTAGAGAAAATCAAAGAATTGCTCTCTCCTGAAGAAAGAGAGGAAATGGAGCGTTATTATGAGGACGAGACATATTGGAACGTTATCGTGTCATGCGAACCTGTAAACGAATGGATTGATAATCTGATACGGGAAATTGACTCTGTGGGCAATTCACCAAATCCCAATGATGCTTTGAAAATCGATTTTGACGCAATCATACGCAAATACCAAAGAATTCTTGATGAAGTGGCAAAGATTCTTAAACTCCTCTATGCGCCCCTGCCTACAAAGGAATCGGTCAAATACACAATAGAAAGAATAAAAAGGAGAAAAGAAGGCAAACGATTGAGAGTCTGAATCCCCTCGGCTTCATTCCCGAATTTGGCAGCCGCCGCAAGGCGGCTCCGGAAATGCAGCAATCACTTTAACCACCCATAGGAGTAAAAACCATGTTGAAAAATATCTTAATCGTTGCACTGATGTCTGCTGCCGTGTCTCCGGCATTTGCAGGCAAGGCCAAACATAAAGCTTCGTCTGAAGCAATTTACAGATCGCACCACCTCTTTATATCTCCCGAGAATTATGTGGAAAAACAAAACGGCAAATGGATGTACTGCACCAAAGGCAAAGGCTGCGTTTCCGAAAAAGAATATGGCAAAGGCAAATTGCCTGGTGGCGAGAAGGCTTTTAGAAAACCTGAAACCAATAAAGAAATAGGAGAAGCCCTTTTTAAACAGTTTAAACAGAACCGATAGAAGGCTTTGGAAAAACTTTTTCGGCAATTGCCGCCAATCAAACGCAAAAAGCAGCCTGAACACAGGTGCTTTGTTTTCAGGCTGCTTTTGCGGTTTCGGCTGCGCCGGGGCCGCGCTTTCAGACGGCCTATCCGCAAATCAGGCGTAACGCCGTTGAATTTATGAATATTACGGGAAAAATAAAATGAAATTCCGAAAATCCCTGATCGCATTATGTGTGTCTTGCGCCCTGCTTTCCGCCTGCGGCTCGGGCGGCAGCGGTTCGGGCACGACATCAATGCCCAATGTCAACACAGACCCCAATGCGGGCGGGCGCGCCGTTCCGCAAATGAACGGCAAATTCAAAGGGCAGCGCAATTTTGCCCAAGATTCCAATGCAGACCGTGCCGCCGCCAACGGCAACGGGGCAACCATTCTGTTGTCGGATACCGGCGTGGACATGGGTGTGGCGGATAAATTGTCCATTCATGTCGAAAAGGAAATGGTGCATATCGATGATGATAAAAACATTTTCCGCACCGCTACCCGTCAAACCAATTCGCCGCACGGCACTTCTATGGTGCAAATCATGTCGCAACACGGGGCGAATGGTGCAAAAGTGGCGGTTGTAGGGCATATAACAGGCGTGGCAACCACCCGAGACATTGCCCAAGCCGAACTGGAAGCATTGAAAAACCGCAATGATGTGGCGGTGATTAACCAGTCTTTCGGCCTGGAAGACCAGGATTACAGCAAAATCGACAAATACCCCAGCATTGTTGCCCGCTATGCCGAAATTGTCCGCACGAAAAACCCTTTAATCGTTAAGGCTGCGGGCAACAGCGGGCAAGCCAATCCGGGTGTTGACTCCGTGCTTTATATGAACGGCACGGAAAACGCCAAAATTGTCGAACGCAACTGGCTGATTGCCACCGGAATGAAAGACGGCGATGTCAACCGCAACAGATGCGGCCTTGCCAAAGACAACTGCATTGCCGTAAACGAAACCCATCGTGTCGAGCAAAACGGCAAAAGCGTCCTGACCGGCGGTTCTTCCAATGCCGCTGCCGTGGTATCCGCCACCGCCGCCCGCATCAAATCGCGTTTCGACTGGATGGGCGGGGCCGAGCTCAAACGCAGCATTATTTCCACTGCCGACGATGCCGGCAATAAAGGCGTAGATTCCATATTCGGCGTCGGCATACTGAACGAACCCCGCGCGTTGGGCGGATACGGCAAAGTCAACGGGCAGGAAGTTTTGAATGTTGCCGGAAAAAAACGCGAATACTTCTTCGACAACGACATCACCGGCACGGGCGGCATCACCAAAAACGGCTCGGCTTCCCTGATTCTAATGGGCAGGAATACCTATAACGGGGAAAACGTGGTCAACAACGGTTCGCTGGTGCTGGCCTCCGCCAACACCGCCGCAAACCGTGTGAACAGCAACGGGCGTTTGGTGGTGGGCGCGAACCCTTCCGACGACATTACCAGCGGCTCGGTTACGCTGAACGGAGGCAGGCTGTCTGCCGAAACCGCCAACGATTTCATTGTAAACGGCAATCTCGCGGTAAAAGGCGGCACGGTGGACAAAGCCGTCGGCTCGGCGATAAAAGTCAGCGGCAAGGCTGACATTTCCGGCAACAGCACTTTAAATGTAACCGACGCATACAAAGGCTATGTCAGCAAGGCGGGGCAGCAGGCAACCCTGTTGAGTGCCGACGCCATCAACGGCAGGTTCGCCAATGTGGCGGACAAAACCAACGGTTTGATTGACAGCAGTGTGCATCAGAGCGCAAGCGACATTACGGTTACGCTGAAACGCAATGATGTGGGCACGGTTGTCCCCCAATCCGCATACAGCGGCGCGAAAGCCGATGCAGCAAAGCTCGAAGAGGTATTCCGCCGCTTTGACACAGCCAAAGACAACGGCACTTTGACCAAAGCCCAAGAAAATTCCGCTGCGGTGTACACCAACAGCACCAATATGACCGCCACGCTGTTTGAACAAGGCACGGCCACCCGCCGCCACAGCCTGCAAAACCGTATCGACCAAGAACTGATGCAGAACAGCCGCTTTGCCGGCCGTTTGCAGGATGTCCGCTACGGCGGCAATGCGTGGGTTGACTACACCGGCTCCGCAGCCAAACTGGATACAGACGGTATCAGCGGCAAAAGCCATGAAAACAACTTCGGCATCGGCGCGGGCAAACGCTTTGGCAGACATTTGTTCGCCGCCGCCGCCAACCGTTTTGAAAGCCGCTGGAACGAACGCTTCGCCGGTGTGGAAAAAACGCTGAAAAACGACGGCTACGGCGCGGATTTCGGCTATGCCTACCTGCTTGGCAACGGTTTTGACCTGTTTGCCACCGCCGCTTGGAACCACATCGACAGCGGCAGGCTGTACGGCTTCGGTTTTGGCGCAGGCAAAGCATTCTCTTGGGACAAATGGTTTCTGCGCCCCGAAATCGGTCTGCAATATGTCCGCGCCCGTACCAAAAATACGGATGTGTCGGCCACCCAATACCTCGACCGTTTGGACAGTAAAGCCGCCGCCGCCGCAATGGGCGTGCATGCCGCTTATTCGGTCGGCAGGCACTTTGCCCTGTTCGGCAAAGCCAATGTGGTGCGCGACCTGCACAACAAAACCGCAGAGCGCGCCACCATTAAAGGAACAGGCGTTACCGTGTCCGACAGCGAAAGCAAACGCCGCACCCGCGCCGGTATCGAAATCGGTGCGGTTTATCAAACCGATGACAATTGGAGTTTCAGCGCAGGCATGCGCCACGACCGCGCATCACACTGGCACAACACGGCGGTCAATGCCGGTTTGAAATACCGTTTTTAATGTGTGGAAATCACAGCGTTGCCTGCGCTTTTCGGATGCAGGCCAAACCGGCAGGTTTCGCCGCTTGTCAGAAATAAGCAGCCTGAAAAGTGCAAACAACGCGGTCTTTTCCAATCCCCCCAACCCAACCGCTGGATTAAAGCAGCAGTCTGATTTTGATTAAATTTTTTTCGGAGAAAAATTATGTCTGAAAACATGCCCCAAACCAAACAAATCTTCTCGCAATGCAGCCAGGAAGCGAAGGAAGCCATATATGAAATACTACAAACTGGCTATTTGGATATTTCCAAAAAGATAAACTTTATTCTAAATAAAAAACATCAAATAATAGAACAAATTAACTATTTAGAATTAGAACGAAAAGCCAATGCTCGCGAAGCAATAAAATCCTATACTGAAAATATTAAAATAGCAGAAAATAATATTTATAAGTGTAGTGATTTTATAAATAAATTTACTAAAATTCAGGATAATTTGAATAAATTAATTAATAATTCTGGAAAAAATGCAATATTTTTCTTACTTGCTATTATTTTCGAAGTAGTGTTTTTCAATTTACCTAACAATATTGAAAAATCAAATCCTTGGCTTTTTATTTTGCTACTGACAACAGCATTACTTTTTCCATTATATTTTTTTATGTTATGGGTATTAAAAAACAATAATAAAAATAATTTAGTAAATGAATACTATAACAAAAAATATAGAATGATAAGTGGATTAACGTTACAATGCTATGATAATGAGCGTTGTCTCTATTTATCTAATTCATACGAACCAATAGACTTAGGCCGATTAGGCATACCTTCAATAGAACTTTACTTAAAAAACGAAAAAGAATCTGATGCAAAAACAATTGAAATAATTAAAAAAGTGCTTGGACGTTATGAACACAACGTACAATTTTATAAATCAGAATGTGAACGTTTTGAAAATATGTATAAAGATTATGAAAATGAAATATCATTACTTAAATCTGAATTAAATGATTTAGACACGGAACAAGAGAACTTCTTTTCATCTCAGGAATTTCAAAAACTTGCCCACTACCCAACAGAATATGTGATGGCAATCAAAGAGGGAAACAGCATTTATTTTGACCTAACTATTGAATTTCTCAATACCCGCCAGGCCGACACATTAAAAGAAGCCTTTGCTTTAGTGAAAGATTTTGTTTACAAGCGTCAAAATAAGATGATGCAGCAAAAAATGATGCAGCGGCTTAATAACCAGGCGATGTATTTCCAAGAAAACATATCGCAACTGTCCGACAGCATGAACAGTGTTTTAGCCGAGTCCAAGCGGGCAAATAAAAACATACAGTCTGCAATATCTGCCTCCCAAAATGCCGAAAATGCGGCAAGAAACGCAATATCTTCAGCCAATGCGGCAACCGTCGCTGCCAATTACGCAGCCGGCATGGCAAACTATTCGATAAATATATCCCGAAACAAATAACGCCCTTGCGGAGCGGGCAGCTTATTGCCTGCCAATCCCCGAACAATTCGGGATAGAAAAATGGGGGCAATCAATGCCGCTCCGCGTTTTTGGTTTCTTATCAATTTTTATCAAATGAGACAAGCAAAATGATGTTTATCCCTACCCGAAAATTTTTCAAACCGTTTAATGCCGCTTTGGCCGCCCTGCTGCTGGCTTACGCCGCCCCTGCTTGGGCAGAGGACATCGAAGCGCAATTCCGACAAGCCAATGCTGCTTATCAGGCAGGCAATTACCAACAGGCATTTCACTTAATGCAGCCGCTTGCCCAGCAAGGCATTATTGTTAGCGCACAACATAATTTGGGTTTGCTGTATTTCCACGGCAGAGGCGTGGCGCAAAATTATCAGCAGGCCGCAGCGTGGTTTCAAAAAGCGGCCGATCAAGGATATGCCGACTCGCAATTCAACTTGGGCATCATGTCTGCCGAGGGACTGGGCATGATGCAGAACCATCAGCAGGCCGCAACGTGGTTTCAAAAAGCCGCCGGTCAAGGACATGCCGATGCGCAATTCCGTTTGGCCAAACTGTATGCTTGGGGACTGGGCGTGCCGCAAAACCATCAGCAGGCGGCAGCGTGGTTTCAAAAAGCAGCCAATCAAGGGCATGCCGACGCGCAACTCTTTTTGGCTTCGATGTATGCAGAAGGAATAGGTGTGGCGCAAGACCGTCAGCAGGCCGCAGCGTGGTTTCAAAAAGCAGCCGAACAAGGGCATGCCAAAGCGCAAGTCTATTTGGGTTCGATGTATCGCACAGGCGACGGCGTGAAGCGGAATTATCAGCAAGCCTTAGCGTGGTATCGGAAAGCGGCCAATCAAGGAGATGCCGACGCGCAATTTTATTTGGGTTTGATGTACCGCATAGGCGAAGGCGTGAAGCGGAATTATCAGCAAGCCTTAGCGTGGTATCGGAAAGCGGCTGATCAAGGACAGGCCGACGCGCAAAACGAGTTGGGGATAATGTATGCAGCAGGAGAGGGCGTGGCGAAAAATGATCAGCAAGCCATAGAATGGTTTAACAAAGTACTGGCGCAGCCTGATACGCCCCAAAATGTCCAAGCCAAAGACAGTGCTACGGCACAGATGGCTTTTGCAGTACTACGTAAGCCCCTGATACTCCAAAAAAGGCTCAATTCAAAGAACGTGCCACGATAGGGATGTCTTTTGCAGTAATACGTGCTCATTAACCGTCTTGCATTGAGCAATGCGCAGCCTGCGGCCGCATCGGAGGCCGTCTGAAAAACCCGCAATACGGTTTTCAGACGGCCTTTCGTTTTTCCAACACGCAAACGGCTGCCGAGCCGAAATCGCGTGCATGGCTTGCGCCACATGCCCTACTTCAATGGCAGAGGCCGTCTGAAAACAGGCAGACGCAGTTTTCAGGCTGCCTTACGGTTTTCGGTACGCGTCCAGCAGCGGGGCGGCGAAGGGCGTCCAGACCACGCCGCGCAGGCCGCTTTCGGTGAGGCGGCGGTTGAGCCAGCTGTTGCAGGTGTTGAACAGGTGGTAGCGGCCTTCGGCTTCGTAGAAAGCGTCGTCGGCAGTGTAGTGTGCGTCGGCCAGGGGCAGGGTTTTGCCGCCGCGCCGTTTGAAGTGGCGGGCGAGGTTTTCGGCAAGGCGGCGGTATTGTTCGCGGGAGACGGTGAAGCGCACGGCGTATTCGCCTTCGGCGGGCGGTGCGGCGAGGTAGTCGGCGTGGATCAGGGTTTCGTTCGCGCCGCTGAGGGCGCGGGCGGCGGTGGCGGCGGTGAGGTCGCGCCAGCGCGGGGTGTTGAGGTAAAAATCGCGCTCGCCCCAGCCGAGGGCGATGTAGCGGTAGGCCGCGCCGTTGCGGCCGTTTGCGGTGGCGGGGGGTCGGCGGCGGCGCGCCAGTCGTAAACGCCGTTGTCCAGCGGCATAACGATGTCGGCATGCACGCCGTTGCTGCGCAGATAGAGGGTGATGCCGTTGCCGCTTTCGTTTTCGCGTTGGACGACGGATGAGAGTGCCCACGCGGCGGCGAAATAAATGACGGCGGCGAGGAGAAGGGCGGCAAGGGCGCGGGTGAGGATTTTGCGGGCTGTTTTCATGGGGCGGGGCTGGGGAGTAGTGGAAAGGGGGCGGGTTTGGGCTGTGCAATACGGTTTTGGCTGCGCCGAAGCTGCGCTTTCAGACGGCCTTTCGTTTTTCCAAACGCCTCAAACCGCCGCCGCGCAGAAACCGTGTGCATGGCTTGCGCCACACACACTACTTCAATGGCAGAGGCCGTCTGAAAACAAACCAAGCATATGCGGCAGGGGGCATACGTAGGGTGTGTCGCCCCGAGGCGGCGCACGCGGTTTGGCCGTCTGAAAAACCATATTGCGCGGGTTTGT
The window above is part of the Neisseria bacilliformis genome. Proteins encoded here:
- a CDS encoding LD-carboxypeptidase; this translates as MTWQISRRNLFRASAAMAGAGVLQACTGGVPAAQPSVAANPKPPAAPVRRTDGNVLRIVAPSGFAPDPARAQTGIERLQNAGFVVENQAAAFRRHQRFAGSDAERTADVQDVASGRAATPKVMMGLRGGYGAQRLLPHIDFASLAARMREHATLFFGFSDVCALQLALLAKGGYPSFAGPMVYSEFGKPIPGSYTMDSFVQCASNSGYTVSVSAFGRENVNIGGTLWGGNLSVLAALAGSPYLPDIKGGILFLEDVGEQPYRIERMLQTLLLAGVLQKQQAIVFGDFRMGNIRDVYDGGYDFNAVIQAVSRMARVPVLTGFPFGHIANKTTFPLGAQAQIRSAGGGYTVAFSDYPTLDKNGLNLDSLLPQLDFTGGAAASPEEKTDLE
- a CDS encoding HIT family protein encodes the protein MKDCPICAASGEEVLWRNDRMRVIAVHDEANAPAFCRVIWHAHVAEMTDLSAADRYELMETVCHVERAMRRVLRPAKINLASLGNVVPHLHWHVIARFADDACFPASIWAAAERKSAVSLPEDWTRQVADILADEAGKKLVIRALSQHEYGV
- a CDS encoding LTA synthase family protein, which produces MHYILLALFAAAALAVGGKAHYRWTRFFAACQFVLFFSLMFAASGQWQRGLNFAAVLFVVLILFHRLKIHYYKQPLLVSDFLLAFDWRNWETLTHYKGAIVAVAGLVGVLAYALFGWSDAAVAGGIWRIAAALAAAASLLLMARYTRDKRAVQVWLDSLPDDGRDVFLNLPMSCRSVFFKTPEFDGDGERFRLLLEEQGLAEKQPERPSENKPDIVVCLQESTFNPHRIALQSHSLPPMSMFAPQRDTRFAAPLRVHTFGGGTWKSEFALLTGVPSTDFGALAGGVFYSVVPHMQGGLVKNLKAHGYFCVALTPFTKGNYNAKAAYDHLGFDLVLQPQELGYPAPLSKNLWHIGSGEMLAYARQILEKRHPALAGIEQPLFVYVLTMKEHGPYRSDAPNRYSLVSDGLSDKAIGSLNDYAARIADLNTATEAFNQWLQQRADGFQTASDNAASTFQAASGKNSIPKKRDYVFAYFGDHQPNFEHFTPPIQTDHPHPDYLTQCAVRSSLPHTPAPHRLLDLALFGSVILETAGLTPQDGLMHANTAIRCLTGGTLEDSPDQQLVNDYRDYLYRHLKITG
- a CDS encoding S8 family serine peptidase, translated to MKFRKSLIALCVSCALLSACGSGGSGSGTTSMPNVNTDPNAGGRAVPQMNGKFKGQRNFAQDSNADRAAANGNGATILLSDTGVDMGVADKLSIHVEKEMVHIDDDKNIFRTATRQTNSPHGTSMVQIMSQHGANGAKVAVVGHITGVATTRDIAQAELEALKNRNDVAVINQSFGLEDQDYSKIDKYPSIVARYAEIVRTKNPLIVKAAGNSGQANPGVDSVLYMNGTENAKIVERNWLIATGMKDGDVNRNRCGLAKDNCIAVNETHRVEQNGKSVLTGGSSNAAAVVSATAARIKSRFDWMGGAELKRSIISTADDAGNKGVDSIFGVGILNEPRALGGYGKVNGQEVLNVAGKKREYFFDNDITGTGGITKNGSASLILMGRNTYNGENVVNNGSLVLASANTAANRVNSNGRLVVGANPSDDITSGSVTLNGGRLSAETANDFIVNGNLAVKGGTVDKAVGSAIKVSGKADISGNSTLNVTDAYKGYVSKAGQQATLLSADAINGRFANVADKTNGLIDSSVHQSASDITVTLKRNDVGTVVPQSAYSGAKADAAKLEEVFRRFDTAKDNGTLTKAQENSAAVYTNSTNMTATLFEQGTATRRHSLQNRIDQELMQNSRFAGRLQDVRYGGNAWVDYTGSAAKLDTDGISGKSHENNFGIGAGKRFGRHLFAAAANRFESRWNERFAGVEKTLKNDGYGADFGYAYLLGNGFDLFATAAWNHIDSGRLYGFGFGAGKAFSWDKWFLRPEIGLQYVRARTKNTDVSATQYLDRLDSKAAAAAMGVHAAYSVGRHFALFGKANVVRDLHNKTAERATIKGTGVTVSDSESKRRTRAGIEIGAVYQTDDNWSFSAGMRHDRASHWHNTAVNAGLKYRF
- a CDS encoding tetratricopeptide repeat protein, producing the protein MMFIPTRKFFKPFNAALAALLLAYAAPAWAEDIEAQFRQANAAYQAGNYQQAFHLMQPLAQQGIIVSAQHNLGLLYFHGRGVAQNYQQAAAWFQKAADQGYADSQFNLGIMSAEGLGMMQNHQQAATWFQKAAGQGHADAQFRLAKLYAWGLGVPQNHQQAAAWFQKAANQGHADAQLFLASMYAEGIGVAQDRQQAAAWFQKAAEQGHAKAQVYLGSMYRTGDGVKRNYQQALAWYRKAANQGDADAQFYLGLMYRIGEGVKRNYQQALAWYRKAADQGQADAQNELGIMYAAGEGVAKNDQQAIEWFNKVLAQPDTPQNVQAKDSATAQMAFAVLRKPLILQKRLNSKNVPR